The nucleotide sequence CCCCCTCCTTGAGAACTAGCTTGTCCCCAAGCCAGCAGTGCAGGGTAGCGTTCACGCGTGGCCTTGGTGTCCTCCCAAGTGGCGTCCATGATTGACGGGTCGGACCAGCGTACGAGTAGTTGTTCTCGCCGGCCTTGCGGGGTCTGGCGCCATCTTGTGTCGATGATCTCCACTGGCTTCAATGGCTCGTCTGAGGGTACTGGTAGCACCGTCTCGACTTGGGTGGTAGGGAAGAGTGCTCGGCGAAGTTGAGATACGTGGAAGACAGGGTGGACCTTGGCGCCGGCAGGAAGCTCGAGTTCGTAGGCGACAGGGTTGACGACGCGGATGATCTTGTAAGGGCCGTAGTAGCGGAAGGAGAGCTTGTAATTGGAGCGACGTACCACTGTTGTTTGGACGTAAGGTTGGAGCTTGACGAAGACAGAATCGCCCACCTGGAAGGAGCGCTCGGTGCGTTTCTTGTCCGCTTGGGCCTTCATGATGTTGCGAGCGCGGTGAAGATGCTCAGAGATGACCTGTTGCATGTGCTTTCGTTCTTCTAGCCAATCTTGGAGTTGTGGAATTCTGCAAGTGGAAGCAGCTTCGATTCCCCAATGGCGAGGCTCATGGCCGTAGAGCGCAACGAATGGTGAAGTATTCAGTGCAGAATGGAAACTGGAGTTATACCAGAACTCTGCAAGGGCCAAGTACTAATGCCACTTGTGCGGGTTGGCGTGGGTGAAGCACCTGAGATAAATTTCCAAACACTGGTTAACGCGCTCCGTTTGCCTGTCAGTTTGCGAATGGTACGGCATGCTCATGTTGAGTTCAGTGCCAATTGCCTTGAACAGTCCACGCCAGAAACTGCTGGTGAATACTGGGTCTCTGTTAGAGATGATAGCTTCAGGCAGCCCGTGCAGCTTGTACACATTCTCCAGGTAAGAGTGAGCCACTTTGGCAGCCGTGAATGGGTGACTGAGGGGTAAGAAATGCGCGTAGCGCGTGAACTTATCCACCACAACAAGGATACAGTTGAACTTGCCTGACGACAGCAGTCCATCGATGAAGTCCATGGTCACCACCTTCCATGCGCCGTTTGGAATTGGAAGAGGTTCGAGCAAGACAGGGTAGCGCACACGCTCTAGTTTGGCCTGCTGACAGATTGAACAGGACTGCACGTATCGTCTGGTGTGCTCTTTCATTTTGGGCCATGCGAAGAGGTGGCGAAGGCGGCGATAGGTAACTGGCACGCCGGAGTGGCCACCTACTGTACTATCATGGAAGGCTTGGAGCATGCGCTGTTGGAGGGCTGGAGAGCCTCCCAGCCAGAGCCTGTCTCTAAAGTACAGTAGACCATCGCGCATGGAGAAGCGTTGCTTGGGATCCGGTCGTCGCGCAAGGTCACTGATGATCTTCTTAATTTGTGGGTTGTTCTCATAGCTTGCTGCGATATCATCCAGCCACACTGGTTTACATACTGAGATTGCTGCTGCTGTTTCATCGGGGGCTCTTCGCGACAGTGCATCTGCAGCTGAGTTCGTAGTGCCTGGATGATAGCAAATTTTGTAACGCAGACCCAAGAGCTTCGTGAATGCCTTCTGCTGCCATGGCATTGAGAGGTGTTGGTCGTCGAGGTGAACCAAACTCCGTTGATCAGTCCGGATGATGAACTCTGCATTCTGCAGGTAAGGGCGCCATTGCTCGACGGCCATAAGGATCGCCATGCATTCTTTCTCGTAGGTGGATAGTCCTCTGTTTCTGGGACCGAGGGGTTTGCTCATATATGCAATGGGGTGACCGTCTTGTTGAAGAACTGCACCCACTCTGTAGGCGCAAGCATCTGTATCAATGGTGAATGTTTTCTTGAAATCTGGCAGCTGTAGTACAGGGGCTGTGATCAGTTTCTGCTTCAGAGCATCGAATGCTTGCTGGGTATCACTAGTCCACACGAACTAGTGGTTTTTCTTGAGCAAATTGAAGAGCGGCCGTGCTATGATTCCAAAGTGCTAGACGAATTTCCTATAGTACCCTGCCAGTCCTAGGAACCCTCGTACCTCCTTGGCGCAAGTGGGTGTTGGCCAGTTCTCAATTGTCTGAATCTTGCTGGGATCAGTGGAAACGCCCTGTTCATTGATGACGTGTTCGAGGTAAGATATCTGTCGCTGTGCAAATGAGCACTTGGACTGCTTAACTTGCCAATGATCTGTTCAAAGCAACTGCAACACCTGCTTGATGTGCTGAATGTGCTCTTCTAGTGTCTTGCTGAAGATGAGAATGTCGTCGAAGAATGAGATCGCACAGACTCTGTTTACAGGACTAAGAGTAGTTGTTATTGCACCGTTGAATGTAGCTGGCCCTCCGGTGACCCCGAAAGGCATGACGCGGTACTCCCAGTGGCTGGAATGGGTTTGGAACGCCGTTTTGTACTCTTCGCCTTCTGCCATTCTAATTTGATGGAATCCCGCGCGCAGATCCAACTTGGAGAACCACTTGGCGCCTGCGAGCTCGTCCAGTAGCTCATCGATGAGAGGAATCGGGTACTTGCTGGTCACCGTCATGGAATTGAGTCGTCGATAATCAACACGGAGGCGCCATGTACCGTCTTTCTTTTTGACAAGCAGTGTTGGAGACGAGAATGGACTGGAGCTTTTTTGGATTACGCCAGCATTGAGTAGCTCTTGCACTTGCCGCTCGATTTCAGTCTTGAGTTCTGGCTTATATCTGTACGGCCGCAGGTTAACTGGTTGTGCTCCTGGCATCAAGGGAATTCTATGATCACAATCGCGTCTCGGTGGAAGGCATCTTGGATCTTCAAACACGTCAGTGAACTGTTCCAGTAAGCGCAGGACTTCAGTTGGTATTGGGGTGTCAGGTTTGCTGCTTCCATCCAGTGAGTTCAGTTGCACAACATGAGCGATCGAGCCTTGCTTACAAGCTTTGAGTAGTTCTGGGGCTGATATGACTGAGCATTGTGTTTGATCTGAAGAAACTGCAGATAGTTTCAGTTGGCCTTCAGGTGTAGTTACTGTCAGAAATTGCTCGATCCAGTCGATGTTCATAGGGCTGTGCTTGCGGAGCCAGTCCATACCAAGGATAGCATCGTACGATCCCAGCTTGAGAATTTTGAAATTTGTTTGAAACTCGTGTCCTTGCGTGACCCATTGACATGCAGGTATGTAACGAGTGCAAGGAATGGTAGCTCCATCTGCAACTCGCACACGGCACGGTCGTGGCAAGTCAGTAGCTCCAGTCAGTCTGGCTGCGAGAGTGTTGTCGACGAAAGATGTTGAGCTGCCTGAGTCCACCAACAACAGTATTTCTTGCCCTTGCACCCATGCTTGCAGTTGCAGAACTCCTGGGTCAGATGATCCGTCTTCAGCCTGGCGCGAGAGAGTGCACATATTTTCTTCTTCAGAAACGGGAGAATCGGGTGGTGATTCACCAGTTGGATCATCCATGCTGAACATGGCAAGCAGTTCGTCGACGATGTGCATTTGAAATGTTGGTGGGCACACATGATCTTTGCCCCAGCGTTCGCCACATTTGAAACAAAGCCCTTTAGCTCGTCTAAACTGACGCAGAGCTGCGATTTTGCTTGTTTCAGACGAGGCCCGAGCTGCATCAGTCCCGCGCCTATCTTCAGAGCCGGCCGCCGATGTTGTAGGTCGACTGATGAAGGAGGGTGGGTTCGATCTGACCGCGTGGCTTGGCCCTTGGCTATTGTTGGAGACACGCCTGTAGGGTAAGTCGCCGTcggccacttcctcctgaagtaggGCCAGCGAACAAGCTGTGTCCAGGTCCGGTGGTCGCTGTACTAGCACCACCGCGCGGATGTCCGGTCGCAATCCCTCGACAGAGCGTGTCAGGAAAAAATATGGGTGAGTACTTTGAGAATAAGAAATGAGGTGATTCATCAGTGATTCAAATCGCTCTATGAAATCTGCGACAATAGTATGCTGTTTAATTGCGTAAAACTGTCTGATGAGCATCTGGTGTTTGTCACGCCCGAATCGGGTGCAGAGTAATGATGTAAACGAGTCCCAATCGAGCCCAATCAGTTTCTTCTGAACTGATTGGAGCCAGATGCCTGCAGGACCTGAGAAGTTCAGAATCGCCATAGGAACACAATATGCATCGTGAACGGCGAACATTTGGAAATATTGCTCACAGAGCGTTTTCCAGAGTTGCGGGTTCTCGCCAGTGAACAGGGGAAAATTCATGGGGGGTGGATTCTGCCCCAAATTGGCGAGAAATGATGGGGTTATAGTTTCTGGAGGGGAAATTGTCAGGTGCTGAGACGTACCCGTGACCGGGAGTGCCGCTGGTGACTCTAAGGTCACCGACGGGAGCCCCCCGGTGAGATCGACTTCGCCGTGGCCACTGGGCCCGTGGAGTATTCCTCGCGCGTGCAGCAGCAGTGGTGGGGGAACTTGGGGCGTCGCTCCACTCGACGAAGGAGGTGCGGCTTGTTGAGGAGGGGCCACTTGCATCAGGGCGACTGTGGTCTCCAGCTTGGTGAAGCGGGCTTCTAGATCGGGTTTCCACCAAAGGAGATCTTCGATCTGCGATGTTTGCGCTTGCAGCTGCTTGAGGACGCTCGCGGAATCGCTCTTCGCGTCCTGATGGAGCTTGTCGAGATACTCCTTGAGCGTCGGATCCATGGCGGCGAGGAGGACTTGCCGGGCGTGGACGCGTTGACGGGTTTCCAGGATTACGCGGCGGAGatcggaggtggtggtggtctcTGATACCAGGATGTTAGGGTATGAGATCGATCTATTACACTCCTCAAGAATCAACTCAATTCATACATCGATAGAGTTCGGTGGAAGAGGAAGGGAGGAGAAAGTAGGTGAGGAAGAGAGCCGCCGTTCCTTTGCCTGATCCTTCTGGATGCCGATCCGGTCGATGCCTCTGGGTTAAGTAATTGGTGGCGATGCAGTCAGCGGGTCCAGTCGGGCCCGATGAACCTTCTGTTTGGCTGGACTATTCTCTTGGGCCTGCTGGGTACCCTTCTTGCCATGTAGCCGTCGCGGCCCGGGTTCGCTGCCATGGTGGTGCCCCCAGTTGTCATGGCAGCGGCTTCCTTGCTCTGCTTGCTCGTCACGGCGCTGACAGCTTATGTccgtttgcatgaatttcatcatGATTACATGTTGTTTGTATTGCAGACGACAAGCGATGGATGGTCTCGTGTTGGTttggctaaatttcgtgttttgacccctTTTCGAAACTTGTTCAAGATCTGACCCTGCTTTGCAAAAatttcgagatctgacccttttctTACCAATAAGTTTTTGCCTATTGGTTTCGGGGCAGTTTGGAGATGAGAACATGAGAATCAATGAAGCCATGTGAGATGAGAAGGGACCCGACTGATTTATCAAAAAAAAAAGAGTGAATTGCACAGAACATCAACTTCAGGGGCGCTTATAACACTTTACCCCaccttttggagaagttttcacAAAACCACAACCTTTGGGCTAACTAGTAACACACGTCCCAAATCCAGCACACACAGTCCAAATCCTCTAACTAATGCCCGTACTAACAGCCACCTGCATCTGCGTGCATGCCGTCTCCTCCCAAGCCAGAGTCGACGGCTAGCTCGTCGCTGGCAGCTCGCTGGTTCGTCCATCCCGACGTCGTCTCCTCCACCAGCACCTCTTCCTTGGTGTCAGCGTTGGCTCGTCCACCCAGCGGCATCGTCGACGCCGTCGGCCATCCTGTACAGAGCTCCTCCCCAACGAGTTTAGGCTGCTTCCTTTGTCCTTTCTTTTTTCAGAGTTCAACAGCAAATAGCTACAGATTTTCTTCAGTGTAATCCAGCGATGCATCATGTTGTGTATCTGTGAATATGAACCAATGAAAACTGACACAAAAGAAACTATAGAATGATCCAAAATAGCTACGACTGAATCAAAATTTGTGATACTTATTTGTAAAATAGCTATAGAAATGAACCAAAGTAGCTACAGAATGAATAAAATATTTCAAACTGAAGCATATATAAGACTAGAACAATACTTAAACGGACAATATCCGTGGTTATCTAGAAGTTTGCAACTTTCATAAGTTGTCTTACAGGAATAAAATATGTGTTGTAACATAAGCATCCATATAGTTATGTGCTTAAGTTACTTAAACCTGACACTTACAAGTCACTGTGCCTAGATCCCCAAAATATGTAATGTAACATAAGCATTCATTCAAGTCTGAGTTTTTAGTTACATAAACCTGGCATTTACAAGCATTCCAAGCAACCTGCCCTCATCATACCACACTCTAGTTGGAAGTGGTTGTGCTCTACTCTTCTTGCATTTTGGTGCAACGGATATTGCAGGTTCAAAGCCATCATCATCGCTTGATATTATATCCATTCCAATATCCTCACTTCCTGGATCTGAAAGTTCACATGCTTGAGTGTTGGTTACATCTCGCAACTTTGCTTGTGAACCGAGAATAGCATCCTTCCTCAGTTTCTTCTTCTGCCATGCTTCTGCTCTCTTCTTTGATGGATTGCAAGAATCAAGTGTGCTATCTTCAATAGGAATAACAGGTGTATCATCTAGTAGTGGATAAAAGTCCTCAATATCGGTGTCGCCCTCCATGTGCTCCGCAGGATCTTCTTTCTGTCTCTTTAATCGAGCAAGATtttccaagtcttcatcatcatAATTCTCAGCCACTGCCATCTCTTCTTTTTCCTCTGCCActgccatctcttcttcttcctctgtcacCTCAACTTTTTCCTCTAACACATTTGCTTGCTCAACTATGACTTCGTTAATGCCCTCTTTGGTTGGCTGCTCTATCAACAATGCTTGCTTCCTCGTTCTTTTCTTGCCGCGGGTTGGTGCGGGTCTCCTCAAAACTGACAGATTCAACATCTTAACGCTCTTGTACTGATTTACCATTGTTGTCACCTTCTTATTACTGTCCAATAGCTCCATGCCAACTAATCCTCCGCACTGATAATAGATGGTATCCTTTTTGTTATAGCCAACAGAGCACACCAAGCTCACTAACTTGAGAAAAGTGATATCAGACAGTCCAATTATCCTTTGCACATTATCCCCTAGACCATTAATTGGCAGCACATTAACCACCCAAAGTTCATCATCTACACTGCATAATGAAACATACTTGTATATCAGAGAAAGAAAAGCAACAAAAAAGACATGATTTTTTGCTTCAATTCCAACCCTAGATAGCTCGAATCTGATTTAAAATGCAATTAGCTAATACCAATATTGTAACAAATTAGGCGCCTGCTGAAAACTAGTAAAATCTACCAACATAATCACGTCATTCATGAGCAATCACTGAAAATCACTACCTATTTGGTTACAACCAACCCTAAAATCCCCAAAACAAACCAATTTATCAAAGCCAAGAGGAGCTGGAGAGTGGGTGCATACTCAATGCCGGAATTGTTGAAGCTCCACTCCATGATGCGTGTCCGTGAGTCGCCGCGCAACGGCTACCCCAGTtcaaggaagaaaggagaagaggcGCGAGGAACTGGGTGGGTGTGGAGGACGACGGCGCTGGGAAGATGAGGCGGTGTTGAAGCGGAGGAGGAGATGATGTCggggagaagggggaggaggggcgctggggcgacgggggcgacgggggcggcgacctACCGGCGACGAGCGAGCCGGCGGCGGCTTGGCTCTCGCTCGGGAGGACACCGCACGCACGCACGTGTACAGCGTTTGTGTTACTGGGCATTAGTTAGAGGATTTGGGCTGTGTGGGGTGGATTTGGGCCGTGTGTTACTAGTTAGCCCAAAAGTTGTGGTTTTgtgaaaacttctccaaaaggtGAGGTAAAGTGTTATAAGTGCCTCTGAAGTTGATGTTCTGTGCAATTCACTCAAAAAAAAAAGGACCCTGACTGAAATCCAAAAGAACGCTCCTCAATTCTGTTCCGTCCAGAACGACGCCCGCAGGCCGCCCCGCTTTCTTCGCTCGCTCGTCTGCTCCCCCGCCACCGGAGCTCCGCCCGCCGGTCGTCCTCCGCCCCCTGTACGCCCTCCACCGTGCGAGCCTGTCCCGTCCCGTCTTATCTTCCGCGCGGCCTCGTCCCGGCCCCGCcttctcctccccgcgccgccgtccgcGATCGCCGGGGTGATGAACAAGCGACCCCGCGACgagccctcctcctccctcgcctccgCCCAAAAGCGCCAGTTCGGCGCAGGTATTTATTCCCCGCCTTCTTCACCAGACCCAATCCAGTTGCCCGCTAACCCCCAATTCTGTGCTGCGGATAGCTAACTAGGGTTTGGGATTTGCGTAGGCGGTGGCGGCTATGGGGGACAACAAGGGTACTCGGAGGAGCGGAACAGCGCGCGGCGGGTGGCGGACCACTACAGCGCCCGATCGAATCAGACGCTCGAGGAGCGCGAGAACAGCCCCATCATCCACCTCAAGAAGCTCAACAACTGGGTACACTACTAGCTGTGCTACCCATCCATTCATCTCTTCAAACTCTTGAGAAATTGTCACCTCTACAATGTTAAGTGGAACCAGTAAGAAGCGGCGCTAATCCTCAAATCTCACCTTTCGCAGATAAAGAGCGTCCTGGTCCAGCTGTATGCGCGTCCGGGAGACTGCGTTCTAGATCTTGCTTGTGGCAAGGTAAGCACTGTTTTGTGAGTGTTAATTAAGATAATCTGGGATTCTTGTAGTTCCAAGCTAGTGCCGACATATATTGATTTGCTATGTAATGCAGGGAGGAGATTTGATAAAGTGGGATAAGGCCAGGGTTGGCTATTATGTAGGCGTTGATATTGCAGAAGGCTCGGTTAGTTTCTCGTAACATGATAAATCTATATTATATGCATATATAGATATAGAAGGTATTGTTATATTGTTATTTGTAACCTGTACTGTAACCATTTGAACATTTAAACTTATCTCAACGTATATATTCAACTTGGTTTAACTCAGTGTCCTTGATAAAAGAACATCCAGATTTATCAGCGGTCCTGGACCACAGAAACTTGTGTATTTGCTTTTGGTTTCCTCCCTACCTCTTGTAGACTTCAAATAAGTGTGTTTTCATGATGTTGGAGCTTTAAACTTGCAGATAAAAGATTGTATGACCCGTTATAACGGTGATGCTGATCAACAGCGAAGGAAGAAGTTCAGCTTTCCTGCACGGCTTATTTGTGCTGATTGTTATGAGGTAAAAGTGATCATAAAATGGTAGTACAGTTTATACCAAATTAATCAAACCTACCATGATGGTGTGCTCTGTACGTGCAGACAGACAGTGCCATAGCTTGTTCCAAGTGTTGAATAAAACTCGTGCCAACATATCCATGCATTTTGTCATTATGTATGATTC is from Triticum aestivum cultivar Chinese Spring chromosome 1B, IWGSC CS RefSeq v2.1, whole genome shotgun sequence and encodes:
- the LOC123114436 gene encoding uncharacterized protein isoform X2, producing MEWSFNNSGIDVDDELWVVNVLPINGLGDNVQRIIGLSDITFLKLVSLVCSVGYNKKDTIYYQCGGLVGMELLDSNKKVTTMVNQYKSVKMLNLSVLRRPAPTRGKKRTRKQALLIEQPTKEGINEVIVEQANVLEEKVEVTEEEEEMAVAEEKEEMAVAENYDDEDLENLARLKRQKEDPAEHMEGDTDIEDFYPLLDDTPVIPIEDSTLDSCNPSKKRAEAWQKKKLRKDAILGSQAKLRDVTNTQACELSDPGSEDIGMDIISSDDDGFEPAISVAPKCKKSRAQPLPTRV
- the LOC123114436 gene encoding uncharacterized protein isoform X1; translation: MEWSFNNSGIDVDDELWVVNVLPINGLGDNVQRIIGLSDITFLKLVSLVCSVGYNKKDTIYYQCGGLVGMELLDSNKKVTTMVNQYKSVKMLNLSVLRRPAPTRGKKRTRKQALLIEQPTKEGINEVIVEQANVLEEKVEVTEEEEEMAVAEEKEEMAVAENYDDEDLENLARLKRQKEDPAEHMEGDTDIEDFYPLLDDTPVIPIEDSTLDSCNPSKKRAEAWQKKKLRKDAILGSQAKLRDVTNTQACELSDPGSEDIGMDIISSDDDGFEPAISVAPKCKKSRAQPLPTRVWYDEV